A single region of the Grus americana isolate bGruAme1 chromosome 3, bGruAme1.mat, whole genome shotgun sequence genome encodes:
- the LOC129204287 gene encoding uncharacterized LOC128706665 homolog, giving the protein MGGGRCQFAMGLKTIWKDYKVLIVMGTSLGLVHWGWFHIKSSPIFQVKTQDFVPEPGIVTYVMQSDHKNKEK; this is encoded by the exons ATGGGTGGGG GTAGATGCCAGTTTGCAATGGGTCTTAAAACCATCTGGAAGGACTACAAAGTTCTGATTGTTATGGGAACTAGCCTTGGGCTGGTGCACTGGGGGTGGTTTCACATCAAGTCCAGTCCTATTTTCCAAGTGAAGACACAGGACTTTGTTCCAGAACCTGGGATTGTGACATACGTGATGCAAAGCgatcacaaaaataaagaaaaatag
- the LOC129204288 gene encoding uncharacterized LOC128706666 homolog, with the protein MRKASWSRKNFLLVAGLSLIGVHFGSMLVNFVAKKSVRSHSEAKKDSHE; encoded by the coding sequence ATGAGGAAAGCTAGCTGGAGTAGAAAGAACTTTCTGCTTGTGGCAGGACTGTCACTTATAGGTGTCCATTTTGGAAGCATGCTTGTCAACTTTGttgcaaaaaaatctgttcGATCACATTCAGAAGCTAAAAAAGATAGTCATGAATGA
- the MKKS gene encoding molecular chaperone MKKS produces the protein MSRLEAKKPPLFISEPLTKDAVSQSLSLLSGILKSCYGPAGRLKQLHNGMGGYVCTTSQSSAILGRLSVSHPVLSVLTASVQNHISRFSDCGLFTAILCCSLIENFKSLNVAPCTVLKISKHLLSLCMDYLKSEACGCRVSVDFSSVETLLCLVRSVLTSKPACMLNKPEVDHLTTLILKAFMFTVPCHVETNAVLGKCVIVPVKGRRVADSTVLPGLLIETTEIHLANPLTVKRTCSNLVKVALFCVSMAGDLSNPEEGTITVHHGISLEMLELNQLLNIGKQLVSDEVGLVVCQKVIHPSLKQYLKENHVIALDRAGLCLMEPLSQMTGSKPIASIHLLSPSCYGSLKDVSIESFASKHFVHLIPKDTVVCSLILCNRNETAWDELKRACETAEHVLQLTIKEPLALLGGGCTETHLASYIRHKSCSLSASSFKDMDCSRTQYQLVADGFCRSLESVACSLNHDGGEILTDTVYGHCWFVPSGFPSVSNWSDLVSKCGCGINGNTENLNWRLLQGQFGSPVIQGCPEAPSVKVVDFLTLDCFVAKCSGLQVALETANLILDLSYVIEDQN, from the exons ATGTCTCGTCTTGAGGCTAAAAAGCCTCCGTTATTTATTAGTGAACCTTTAACTAAAGATGCAGTTAGTCAGTCACTGTCTCTACTGAGCGGGATATTAAAATCTTGCTATGGTCCTGCTGGTAGACTCAAACAGCTCCACAATGGCATGGGAGGCTATGTTTGCACAACTTCACAATCCTCAGCTATACTCGGTCGTCTTTCTGTCAGTCATCCTGTGTTAAGTGTTTTGACGGCCTCTGTACAGAACCATATATCCCGCTTCAGTGACTGTGGCTTATTTACTGCCATTCTTTGCTGTAGTTTGattgaaaactttaaaagccTAAATGTGGCACCTTGCACTGTCCTTAAAATAAGCAAGCATCTTTTGAGTTTGTGTATGGACTACCTCAAATCTGAGGCCTGTGGTTGCCGAGTTTCCGTGGATTTTAGCAGTGTTGAGACTCTTCTTTGTTTGGTACGTAGCGTATTAACAAGTAAGCCTGCTTGCATGCTTAATAAACCAGAAGTCGATCATCTCACCACGCtgattttaaaggcttttatgTTTACTGTTCCATGTCATGTTGAGACTAATGCTGTTTTAGGAAAGTGTGTAATAGTACCTGTGAAAGGTAGAAGAGTTGCGGATTCTACAGTTCTTCCTGGACTACTCatagaaacaacagaaattcaTTTGGCAAACCCGCTTACTGTCAAAAGAACCTGTTCAAACCTGGTCAAGGTAGCCCTCTTCTGTGTGTCCATGGCAGGAGACCTGTCCAACCCTGAGGAAGGAACTATAACAGTCCATCACGGAATTTCTCTAGAAATGTTGGAGCTGAATCAGTTGCTTAATATAGGAAAGCAGCTGGTTAGTGATGAGGTTGGCCTTGTAGTGTGCCAGAAAGTTATCCATCCATCTCTGAAACAGTATCTGAAAGAGAACCATGTCATCGCTCTGGACAGAGCTGGGCTATGTCTGATGGAACCCCTGAGTCAGATGACAG GTTCAAAGCCTATAGCTTCCATACATTTGTTGTCTCCTAGTTGTTATGGCAGTTTGAAAGATGTAAGCATTGAGAGTTttgcttcaaaacattttgtgcaTCTAATTCCGAAGGATACAGTTGTCTGCAGCTTGATACTCtgtaacagaaatgaaacagcatGGGATGAATTGAAG CGCGCCTGTGAAACTGCAGAACATGTGCTGCAGTTAACAATCAAGGAACCTTTGGCATTGTTAGGAGGCGGCTGTACAGAAACTCACTTGGCTTCATACATAAGACATAAG agttgTAGTTTGTCCGCCAGTAGTTTTAAAGACATGGATTGTTCTCGGACACAATACCAATTGGTTGCTGATGGTTTTTGCCGTTCCCTGGAGTCTGTAGCTTGCTCTCTGAATCATGATGGTGGAGAAATACTTACAGACACGGTTTATGGACACTGTTGGTTTGTTCCATCAGGTTTTCCCTCTGTCTCTAATTGGTCAGATTTAGTTTCAAAATGTGGCTGTGGAATTAATGGTAACACTGAGAATCTCAACTGGAGGCTTTTGCAAGGCCAGTTTGGCTCCCCTGTTATACAGGGCTGCCCTGAAGCGCCCTCAGTAAAGGTCGTGGACTTTCTGACGTTGGACTGTTTTGTTGCAAAGTGTAGTGGCCTTCAGGTAGCTCTGGAGACAGCCAATCTGATTTTGGATCTCTCATACGTAATTGAAGATCAAAATTAG